A portion of the Achromobacter sp. MFA1 R4 genome contains these proteins:
- the rpsR gene encoding 30S ribosomal protein S18: MAFFGKRKEKRKFTQQNPLFKRRKFCRFTAAGVEEIDYKDLDTLRDFVQENGKIIPARLTGTKAIYQRQLDTAIKRARFLALLPYTDNHN, encoded by the coding sequence ATGGCTTTCTTCGGAAAACGCAAAGAAAAACGCAAATTCACGCAGCAGAACCCGCTCTTCAAGCGTCGCAAGTTCTGCCGCTTCACCGCAGCCGGCGTCGAAGAGATCGACTACAAGGATCTGGACACCCTGCGCGACTTCGTGCAAGAAAACGGCAAGATCATCCCGGCTCGCCTGACCGGCACCAAGGCAATCTACCAGCGCCAGCTGGACACCGCCATCAAGCGCGCGCGCTTCCTGGCCCTGTTGCCTTACACCGACAACCACAACTAA
- the folE2 gene encoding GTP cyclohydrolase FolE2 translates to MNSPIDPAIVMPDVQSATDTRHIPIQRVGIRGVRHPMLVQSGDGSVQGTVANWTLTVALPPEEKGTHMSRFVALLERYRSTPMTPAAFRAMAGDMLPLLHAERGDLTATFPYFINKSAPISGVQSLLDYEVQWIARAQAGHVEFELVVQVPVTSLCPCSKAISEYGAHNQRSHVTVSAILDEDISMDGVIRLVEDEGSCELWGLLKRPDEKFVTERAYDNPKFVEDLVRDVAARLNAHPGIARYRVEAENFESIHNHSAYAVVEG, encoded by the coding sequence ATGAATTCTCCGATCGACCCCGCCATCGTGATGCCCGACGTGCAGAGCGCCACGGATACGCGGCACATCCCGATCCAGCGCGTCGGCATCCGCGGCGTGCGTCATCCCATGCTGGTCCAGAGCGGCGATGGCTCGGTCCAGGGCACCGTGGCCAACTGGACGTTGACCGTGGCCCTGCCGCCCGAGGAAAAGGGCACGCACATGTCCCGCTTCGTGGCCCTGCTCGAGCGGTATCGCAGCACGCCCATGACGCCGGCGGCGTTTCGCGCCATGGCGGGCGACATGCTGCCGCTGCTGCATGCCGAGCGCGGCGACCTCACCGCGACGTTCCCGTACTTCATCAACAAGTCCGCGCCGATCTCCGGCGTGCAGAGCCTGCTGGACTACGAGGTCCAGTGGATCGCCCGCGCGCAGGCCGGCCACGTCGAGTTCGAACTCGTCGTGCAGGTGCCTGTCACCAGCCTGTGCCCGTGTTCCAAGGCCATTTCCGAATACGGCGCGCACAACCAGCGCTCGCACGTCACCGTCTCGGCCATCCTCGATGAAGATATCTCGATGGACGGCGTGATCCGCCTGGTCGAGGACGAGGGCTCCTGCGAATTGTGGGGGCTGCTCAAGCGCCCCGACGAAAAGTTCGTGACCGAACGCGCCTACGACAATCCCAAGTTCGTCGAGGACCTGGTGCGAGACGTGGCCGCCCGCCTGAACGCGCATCCCGGCATTGCGCGCTATCGCGTCGAAGCCGAAAACTTCGAATCCATCCACAACCACTCGGCCTACGCCGTCGTCGAAGGCTGA
- a CDS encoding exodeoxyribonuclease VII small subunit, translating to MANPIPADPQNDDRPLPQDFETALAELESLVAAMEDGSLPLEQSLAAYKRGVALTRVCQERLAQAEQQVKVLEGDLLRPLDPAALDDE from the coding sequence TTGGCCAATCCCATCCCCGCTGATCCGCAGAACGACGATCGTCCCTTGCCCCAGGATTTCGAAACGGCGCTGGCCGAACTGGAATCGCTCGTGGCGGCCATGGAAGACGGCTCGCTGCCGCTTGAGCAATCGCTGGCCGCCTACAAGCGTGGCGTGGCGCTCACGCGGGTCTGCCAGGAGCGCCTGGCGCAGGCCGAACAGCAGGTGAAGGTGCTCGAGGGCGACCTGCTCCGGCCCCTGGATCCCGCGGCGCTGGACGACGAATAA
- a CDS encoding polyprenyl synthetase family protein, whose translation MKQIQLAFPEWLQGRARHVEDVLDDLLPPADQAPARLHEAMRYAVLGGGKRVRAALVYAAGQACPVSGSVLAIEASLDRAAAAVELIHAYSLVHDDLPCMDDDTLRRGRPTTHVQFDEATAMLAGDALQPLAFELVASMPIAPALIVQATQSLARAAGSQGMAGGQAIDLFSVGRALSRDELQMMHGMKTGAMLACSVALGGIVAGASSASRQALDAYAQAMGLAFQVVDDILDVTADSASLGKTPGKDAAENKPTYVSLLGLADARAFAEELRVAALAALAPLGDAGARLAQLADFIVLRDR comes from the coding sequence ATGAAGCAAATTCAACTCGCTTTTCCCGAGTGGCTGCAAGGCCGTGCGCGGCACGTCGAAGACGTGCTCGACGACCTCCTGCCGCCGGCGGACCAGGCGCCAGCCCGCTTGCATGAGGCCATGCGATACGCCGTGCTCGGCGGCGGCAAGCGCGTGCGCGCCGCCCTGGTCTATGCCGCAGGACAGGCCTGCCCCGTGAGCGGCAGCGTACTGGCCATCGAAGCCTCGCTCGACCGCGCCGCCGCGGCCGTCGAACTGATCCATGCCTATTCGCTGGTGCACGACGACCTGCCCTGCATGGACGACGACACCCTGCGCCGAGGCCGGCCCACCACGCATGTGCAGTTCGACGAGGCCACGGCCATGCTGGCGGGCGACGCCCTGCAGCCGCTTGCCTTCGAACTGGTGGCGTCCATGCCGATCGCGCCGGCGCTGATCGTGCAGGCCACCCAGTCGCTGGCGCGCGCCGCCGGCAGCCAGGGCATGGCGGGGGGCCAGGCTATCGACCTCTTCAGCGTCGGCCGCGCGTTGTCGCGCGACGAGCTGCAGATGATGCATGGCATGAAGACCGGCGCCATGCTGGCTTGCAGCGTGGCCCTGGGCGGCATCGTGGCGGGCGCAAGCTCGGCGTCGCGCCAGGCGCTCGATGCCTACGCGCAGGCCATGGGGTTGGCGTTCCAGGTGGTCGACGACATACTCGATGTCACCGCCGACAGCGCCAGCCTGGGCAAGACGCCAGGCAAGGATGCCGCCGAAAACAAGCCCACCTACGTGTCTTTGCTGGGGCTGGCCGACGCCCGGGCCTTCGCCGAGGAACTGCGCGTGGCGGCCCTGGCTGCGCTGGCGCCGCTGGGCGACGCGGGCGCGCGCCTGGCCCAGCTTGCCGACTTCATCGTTCTTCGAGACCGCTGA
- the rpsF gene encoding 30S ribosomal protein S6, which translates to MRHYEVVFIVHPDQSEQVPAMVERYQALVTGQGGSVHRLEDWGRRQLAYPIQKLVKAHYVCLNIECGQATLDELEHSFRYNDAVLRHLVIKTKKAQTAPSIMMKSVEREEARKASAEAAPAQAE; encoded by the coding sequence ATGCGTCACTACGAAGTAGTGTTTATCGTTCACCCCGACCAGAGCGAGCAAGTGCCCGCCATGGTCGAGCGTTACCAAGCGCTGGTCACGGGCCAAGGCGGCTCGGTCCACCGCCTGGAAGACTGGGGTCGCCGTCAACTGGCCTACCCGATCCAGAAGCTCGTCAAGGCTCACTACGTGTGCCTGAACATCGAGTGCGGCCAAGCCACGCTGGATGAGCTGGAACACTCGTTCCGCTACAACGACGCCGTTCTGCGTCACCTGGTCATCAAGACCAAGAAGGCCCAGACCGCTCCGTCGATCATGATGAAGTCGGTCGAACGCGAAGAAGCCCGCAAGGCTTCGGCGGAAGCTGCCCCGGCTCAGGCCGAGTAA
- a CDS encoding RIO1 family regulatory kinase/ATPase yields MTHPPVHHNAPPGLRAWLDSVDASREPSVRDVKIDGVRCIIKRRRPGILRGVSYVLRYVRALFLAVGCKIFLGEFPRPGVLLRNGLAHEARRLSQLLEAGCRVPEVWWQEQNLLVLEFVGEDLADLIRKEDSTSRLWLTRAAAADLAAFHGRGMWHGGAQIRNLTLRDGEIWRIDFEENIGATLSRPLAQAYDMFQMLASLVSLRKLGDRDARTLGKLALDVYLDSNPDPEVRACLRRLARVLCAFAMPLRPILSRFPSRDIQGFFRVADILQPLLLKP; encoded by the coding sequence TTGACTCATCCGCCTGTCCATCACAACGCGCCGCCCGGCCTGCGAGCCTGGCTCGACAGCGTGGATGCGTCGCGTGAACCTTCGGTGCGGGATGTGAAGATAGACGGCGTGCGCTGCATCATCAAGCGGCGCCGGCCCGGCATCCTGCGAGGCGTGAGCTACGTGCTGCGCTACGTGCGCGCCTTGTTCCTCGCCGTGGGATGCAAGATTTTCCTGGGCGAGTTTCCGCGGCCCGGCGTACTGCTGCGCAATGGCCTGGCCCATGAAGCCCGGCGCCTGTCGCAATTGCTGGAGGCCGGCTGCCGTGTCCCCGAGGTCTGGTGGCAGGAGCAGAACCTGCTCGTGCTGGAGTTCGTAGGCGAAGACCTGGCGGACCTGATCCGCAAAGAAGACTCCACCTCGCGCCTGTGGCTGACGCGCGCGGCCGCGGCCGACCTGGCGGCCTTTCATGGGCGCGGCATGTGGCACGGCGGTGCGCAGATCCGAAACCTGACGCTGCGCGATGGCGAGATCTGGCGTATCGACTTCGAGGAAAACATCGGCGCGACGCTGTCGCGCCCGCTGGCGCAGGCCTATGACATGTTCCAGATGCTTGCCTCGCTGGTGTCCCTGCGCAAGCTGGGCGACCGCGACGCCAGGACGCTGGGCAAGCTGGCGCTGGACGTCTACCTGGACAGCAACCCCGATCCCGAGGTCAGGGCGTGCCTCAGGCGCCTGGCGCGCGTGCTCTGCGCCTTTGCGATGCCGTTGCGCCCCATCCTGAGCCGCTTCCCCTCGCGCGATATCCAAGGGTTTTTCCGCGTCGCGGATATCCTGCAGCCGTTACTATTGAAGCCATGA
- the dxs gene encoding 1-deoxy-D-xylulose-5-phosphate synthase: MTTDLLDRIQSPADLKRLDRRELKKLADELRGFVLESVSKTGGHLSSNLGTVELTLALHQVFDTPHDRIVWDVGHQSYPHKILTGRRAGMAKLRQQGGISGFPKRSESEYDAFGTAHSSTSISAALGMAVASRNAGVQRQHIAVIGDGAMSAGMAFEAMNNAGVTPNINLLVILNDNDMSISPPVGALNRYLARLMSGRFYAAAKNVGRAVLQHVPPVLELARRFEEHAKGMVTPATLFEEFGFNYVGPIDGHDLDALVPTLQNLKALEGLQFLHVVTRKGQGYKLAEADPVLYHGPGKFDPAVGIQQSKAPGKRTFTQVFGKWLCDTAQQDTRLVAVTPAMREGSGLVEFEQRFAQRYFDVGIAEQHAVTFAAGVACEGQKPVVAIYSTFLQRGYDQFIHDVALQNLDVTFALDRAGIVGADGATHAGNYDIAFLRCVPNMVVATPSDENETRLLLSTCYQHPGPASVRYPRGAGCGAAEGEGLDTVELGKGVIRREGKKIAIVGFGTLVQAALGAADKLDATVADMRFVKPIDRDLILDLASRHDALVTLEDACIMGGAGSAVLEVLSAAGVLIPVLQLGLPDEFIDHGEQSALLAGLGLDAAGIEQSIRTRYAALLK, encoded by the coding sequence ATGACGACAGATTTACTGGACCGCATTCAATCGCCGGCTGACCTCAAGCGCCTGGATCGTCGCGAGCTTAAAAAGCTCGCCGACGAACTGCGCGGCTTCGTGCTGGAGTCGGTATCCAAAACGGGCGGACACCTGTCGTCCAACCTGGGCACCGTCGAGCTCACGCTGGCGCTGCACCAGGTGTTCGATACGCCGCACGATCGCATCGTCTGGGACGTGGGGCACCAGTCCTATCCGCACAAGATCCTGACGGGGCGCCGTGCCGGCATGGCCAAGCTGCGCCAGCAGGGCGGCATTTCCGGGTTCCCCAAGCGCAGCGAATCCGAGTACGACGCGTTCGGCACCGCGCATTCGTCCACGTCGATCTCCGCGGCCCTGGGCATGGCGGTCGCGTCGCGCAATGCGGGCGTGCAGCGCCAGCACATCGCCGTGATCGGCGACGGCGCCATGTCGGCCGGCATGGCCTTCGAGGCCATGAACAACGCGGGCGTCACGCCCAACATCAACCTGCTGGTGATCCTGAACGACAACGACATGTCGATCTCGCCGCCGGTCGGGGCGCTGAACCGCTACCTGGCGCGCCTGATGTCGGGTCGCTTCTATGCCGCGGCCAAGAACGTGGGCCGCGCCGTCCTGCAGCACGTGCCGCCCGTGCTCGAACTGGCCCGCCGCTTCGAGGAACATGCCAAGGGCATGGTCACGCCGGCCACGCTGTTCGAGGAATTCGGCTTCAATTACGTCGGTCCCATCGACGGCCACGATCTGGATGCGCTGGTGCCCACGCTGCAGAACCTGAAGGCCCTCGAAGGGCTGCAGTTCCTGCATGTGGTCACGCGCAAGGGGCAGGGCTACAAGCTCGCCGAGGCCGATCCGGTGCTCTACCACGGACCCGGCAAATTCGATCCGGCGGTCGGCATCCAGCAGTCCAAGGCGCCGGGCAAGCGCACGTTCACCCAGGTGTTCGGCAAGTGGCTTTGCGACACGGCCCAGCAGGACACGCGCCTGGTCGCCGTCACGCCGGCCATGCGCGAGGGCAGCGGGCTGGTGGAGTTTGAGCAGCGCTTTGCGCAGCGGTACTTCGACGTGGGCATCGCCGAACAGCATGCCGTCACGTTCGCCGCTGGCGTGGCGTGCGAAGGCCAGAAGCCGGTTGTCGCCATCTACTCCACGTTCCTGCAGCGTGGTTACGACCAGTTCATCCATGACGTCGCGTTGCAGAACCTGGACGTCACGTTCGCGCTGGACCGCGCCGGCATCGTGGGCGCGGACGGCGCCACGCACGCGGGCAACTACGACATCGCCTTCCTGCGCTGCGTGCCGAACATGGTGGTCGCCACGCCATCCGACGAAAACGAAACCCGTCTGCTGCTGTCGACCTGTTATCAGCATCCCGGCCCCGCATCGGTGCGCTATCCGCGCGGCGCGGGCTGCGGCGCGGCGGAAGGCGAGGGCCTGGATACCGTCGAACTGGGCAAGGGCGTGATCCGGCGCGAAGGCAAGAAGATCGCCATCGTGGGCTTCGGTACGCTGGTCCAGGCGGCGCTGGGCGCCGCCGACAAGCTGGACGCCACCGTGGCGGACATGCGCTTCGTCAAGCCGATCGACCGCGACCTGATCCTCGACCTGGCGAGCCGCCACGATGCGCTCGTCACCCTGGAAGACGCCTGCATCATGGGCGGCGCGGGCAGCGCCGTGCTGGAAGTCCTGAGCGCCGCCGGTGTGCTGATCCCCGTGTTGCAACTGGGCCTGCCGGACGAGTTCATCGACCATGGCGAGCAATCGGCCCTGCTGGCCGGACTGGGGCTGGACGCGGCCGGCATCGAGCAGTCGATCCGCACGCGCTATGCCGCGCTGCTGAAGTGA
- a CDS encoding DUF817 domain-containing protein produces MRHPAASDWPLIAGLQQWETRLAGNLASRGRFGVALYEFFRFGVKQAWACLFGGLMCALLLGTHWWYPKDAFLARYDFLTLAALGIQAALLALRMETWGEARVILMFHVVGTCMEIFKTAAGSWIYPEPSVLRIGGVPLFTGFMYAAVGSYLARVWRLFDFRFRAHPPLAATAALSVLIYLNFFAHHYVMDLRWALFAMTALLFARTWVYFRIWQVYRRMPLLLGFVLVALFIWFAENIGTFANAWRYPNQSQVWQLVSIAKLGSWFLLMIISYVMVSAVNRPRAIEAADLPAAPAAVPANNASLIS; encoded by the coding sequence ATGCGCCATCCGGCGGCCAGCGACTGGCCGCTCATCGCCGGCCTGCAGCAGTGGGAAACGCGGCTGGCCGGCAACCTGGCCAGCCGCGGGCGTTTCGGCGTCGCGCTCTACGAGTTCTTCCGCTTTGGCGTAAAGCAGGCCTGGGCATGCCTTTTTGGCGGCCTGATGTGCGCGCTGCTGCTGGGCACGCACTGGTGGTATCCCAAGGACGCGTTCCTGGCGCGCTACGACTTCCTGACGCTGGCCGCGCTGGGCATCCAGGCCGCGCTGCTCGCGCTGCGCATGGAAACCTGGGGCGAGGCGCGCGTGATCCTGATGTTCCATGTCGTCGGCACCTGCATGGAAATCTTCAAGACCGCCGCCGGTTCGTGGATCTACCCCGAGCCGAGCGTGCTGCGCATCGGCGGGGTGCCGCTATTCACCGGCTTCATGTATGCCGCGGTGGGCAGCTACCTTGCCCGCGTGTGGCGCCTCTTCGATTTCCGCTTCCGGGCGCATCCGCCGCTTGCCGCCACGGCGGCGCTTTCGGTGCTGATCTACCTGAACTTCTTCGCGCACCATTACGTCATGGATTTGCGCTGGGCGTTGTTCGCGATGACGGCGCTGCTGTTCGCGCGCACCTGGGTGTACTTCCGCATCTGGCAGGTCTACCGCCGCATGCCGCTGTTGCTGGGCTTCGTGCTGGTGGCGCTCTTCATCTGGTTCGCCGAGAACATCGGCACCTTCGCCAATGCCTGGCGCTATCCCAACCAGTCGCAGGTCTGGCAACTCGTGTCCATCGCCAAGCTGGGTTCCTGGTTCCTGCTGATGATCATCAGCTATGTCATGGTGAGCGCCGTCAACCGGCCGCGCGCCATCGAGGCGGCCGATCTGCCGGCCGCGCCAGCCGCCGTGCCCGCAAATAACGCGTCCCTCATTTCCTGA
- the priB gene encoding primosomal replication protein N, with translation MNKLELSARVLECEPLRHTPAGLPALEMLLAHESEVIEAGHPRRVELTIAAVALGDLALLLRNTALGSELLVQGFLAPARKDSVKIKLHLQQARKIGGSAGSDPQVA, from the coding sequence ATGAACAAGCTGGAACTCAGCGCCCGCGTTCTCGAATGCGAGCCTTTGCGCCACACGCCCGCCGGTTTGCCAGCGCTGGAAATGCTGCTGGCGCACGAGTCGGAGGTCATCGAAGCCGGCCACCCGCGCCGTGTCGAATTGACGATCGCCGCCGTGGCACTGGGAGATCTGGCGCTGCTCTTGAGGAACACCGCTTTGGGGTCCGAATTGCTGGTGCAGGGGTTTCTGGCTCCCGCCCGCAAGGACTCGGTGAAGATCAAGCTGCATTTGCAGCAGGCGCGCAAGATTGGCGGAAGCGCTGGAAGCGATCCGCAGGTAGCTTGA
- a CDS encoding tripartite tricarboxylate transporter substrate binding protein has product MIRNSFKLLATLMLSAAALGAQADTYPSRPIKVISPFPAGGATDVLTRVLAERMAKNLGQPMIVENKAGAGTSIGAAYVSRENPDGYTILMATNSTLVTNRYLYKELPYDPDSFARIGMVGIGPLVLLSSPKRPFNSTQDVVAYAKQNPGKLTFATFGPGTSSHLAGELFKSRAGIDILHVPFKGATQALPALISGDVDLFFDMVATGMPQADAGKVKVFAITSPTRLATQPNVSTLAEQGYPSFDMTAWFSFVAPKGTPAPVVERLQAALTETLQDEAVKKRLLDMGIDPRSGTAAELDKQIKTEQPIVSQLIKQANIVLQ; this is encoded by the coding sequence ATGATTCGCAACAGCTTCAAACTGCTCGCCACCCTGATGCTCAGCGCCGCCGCGCTGGGAGCCCAGGCCGATACCTATCCCTCACGGCCGATCAAGGTGATTTCGCCCTTCCCGGCCGGCGGCGCCACCGACGTGCTGACGCGCGTGCTGGCCGAGCGGATGGCCAAGAACCTGGGCCAGCCCATGATCGTCGAAAACAAGGCCGGCGCGGGCACCTCCATTGGCGCGGCCTACGTTTCGCGTGAAAACCCCGACGGCTACACCATCCTGATGGCCACCAACTCGACGCTGGTGACCAACCGTTATCTGTATAAGGAACTGCCCTACGACCCGGACAGCTTCGCCAGGATCGGCATGGTGGGCATTGGTCCGCTCGTCCTGTTGTCCTCGCCCAAGCGGCCCTTCAACAGCACGCAGGACGTCGTGGCCTACGCCAAGCAGAATCCGGGCAAGCTGACCTTTGCCACCTTCGGCCCCGGCACGTCTTCGCACCTGGCCGGCGAACTGTTCAAGTCACGCGCGGGCATCGACATCCTGCACGTGCCGTTCAAGGGAGCCACCCAGGCCCTGCCGGCCCTGATCAGCGGCGACGTGGACCTGTTCTTCGACATGGTCGCCACCGGCATGCCGCAGGCAGACGCCGGCAAGGTGAAGGTGTTCGCGATCACCAGCCCCACGCGCCTGGCGACGCAGCCCAACGTGAGCACGCTGGCCGAACAAGGCTATCCCTCGTTCGACATGACCGCCTGGTTCAGTTTCGTGGCCCCCAAGGGCACCCCCGCTCCGGTCGTGGAGCGCCTGCAGGCCGCGCTGACCGAGACCCTGCAGGACGAAGCCGTGAAGAAGCGCCTGCTGGACATGGGCATCGATCCGCGTTCCGGCACGGCGGCGGAACTGGACAAGCAGATCAAGACCGAACAGCCCATCGTGTCGCAGCTCATCAAGCAGGCCAACATCGTCCTGCAATGA
- the rplI gene encoding 50S ribosomal protein L9 — translation MQVILLEKVLNLGNLGEVVRVRDGYARNFLIPQKKARRATDAALKEFEARRAELEKAQAEKLAAAQALGERMNGYQLKISQKAGVDGRLFGSVTNADIAEGLKKASFEAVEKAQVRLPNGQLKAIGEYPVQVALHADVVVDVTVVVEGELS, via the coding sequence ATGCAAGTTATTCTGCTCGAAAAAGTCCTGAATCTGGGCAACCTGGGTGAAGTCGTGCGCGTGCGCGATGGCTACGCCCGCAACTTCCTGATTCCCCAGAAGAAGGCCCGTCGCGCAACCGACGCCGCCCTGAAGGAATTCGAAGCCCGCCGCGCCGAGCTGGAAAAGGCCCAGGCTGAAAAGCTGGCTGCCGCCCAAGCCCTGGGCGAGCGCATGAACGGCTACCAGTTGAAGATCAGCCAGAAGGCTGGCGTCGACGGTCGCCTGTTCGGTTCGGTCACCAACGCCGACATCGCCGAAGGTCTGAAGAAGGCTTCGTTCGAAGCCGTCGAAAAGGCCCAGGTGCGTCTGCCCAATGGCCAACTGAAGGCCATCGGCGAGTACCCGGTCCAGGTCGCCCTGCACGCCGATGTCGTCGTTGACGTCACGGTCGTGGTCGAAGGCGAACTGTCCTGA
- a CDS encoding IclR family transcriptional regulator, with the protein MQSFSDPRRTAHPPSKPDEKLELSLPARRKRGAGAGGGAQSPDFITALARGLDVLRCFRHGVTALGNLDLARLTGLPKPTISRITYTLTELGYLRYHPDTGKYSPGYGVLALGFGLLAGLEVRELAKASMTDLARETGGAVALGAFDGDAMTYVEAIHGSSALYLRLPVGYRATLDSAMGRAYLASLPEQECEAVLARLGEGAPAPEAIARARAELAQEGCCFAIGEWQSGINAVAVPFTSITGEGVFVMSCGGPASLLEASHLRARVAPALLAAVAGLAGAPA; encoded by the coding sequence ATGCAATCATTTTCTGACCCCAGGCGCACCGCCCATCCCCCCTCCAAGCCCGACGAGAAGCTCGAACTGAGCCTGCCCGCGCGCCGCAAACGGGGCGCGGGCGCGGGGGGCGGCGCCCAGTCGCCGGATTTCATCACCGCCCTGGCGCGCGGGCTGGATGTGCTGCGGTGCTTTCGGCACGGCGTGACCGCCCTGGGCAACCTGGACCTGGCGCGCCTGACCGGCCTGCCCAAGCCCACCATCAGCCGCATCACCTACACGCTGACCGAACTGGGCTACCTGCGTTATCACCCGGACACCGGCAAGTACTCGCCCGGATACGGCGTCCTGGCCCTGGGGTTCGGGCTGCTGGCCGGGCTGGAGGTCCGCGAGCTGGCCAAGGCTTCGATGACCGACCTGGCCCGCGAGACCGGGGGCGCCGTCGCGCTGGGGGCGTTCGACGGCGATGCCATGACCTATGTCGAGGCCATTCACGGCTCGTCCGCGCTGTATCTGCGGCTGCCGGTCGGCTACCGCGCCACGCTGGACAGCGCCATGGGCCGGGCCTACCTGGCCAGCCTGCCCGAGCAGGAATGCGAGGCCGTGCTGGCGCGCCTGGGAGAGGGGGCGCCGGCGCCCGAGGCCATCGCGCGGGCCCGTGCGGAACTGGCCCAGGAAGGCTGCTGCTTCGCCATCGGGGAATGGCAGTCCGGCATCAATGCCGTGGCGGTGCCTTTCACGTCCATCACGGGCGAGGGCGTCTTCGTCATGAGCTGCGGCGGACCGGCCAGCCTGCTCGAAGCGTCGCATCTGCGGGCTCGCGTGGCGCCGGCGCTGCTGGCCGCGGTGGCAGGCCTGGCGGGGGCGCCAGCCTGA
- a CDS encoding replicative DNA helicase: MTTPADSQLEYLRVPPHSIEAEQSVLGGLLLDNAAWDRIADVLIEEDFYRHDHRLIWHHIARLIGLARPADVITVHESLVSAGKADDAGGLAYLNALAHNTPSAANIRRYGEIVRERAMLRKLVSIADEISSAAMNPQGKEARQLLDEAESKVFQIAQEGARGAAGFQEIQPLLTQVVERIDELYHREGTSDVTGVPTGFTDLDKMTSGMQGGDLIIVAGRPSMGKTSFSMNIGEHVAIEEGLPVAVFSMEMGAVQLAMRMLGSVGLLDQHRMRTGKLIAEDWPRVTHAVQLMQDAQVYIDESPALSPMEVRARARRLARQCGQLGLIIIDYLQLMSGNGSGENRATEVSEISRSLKGLAKELNCPLIALSQLNRSLEQRPNKRPVMSDLRESGAIEQDADVILFIYRDEVYNPDSPDKGTAEIIIGKQRNGPIGTVRLTFQGSSTRFLNFSGAQPRDMY, from the coding sequence ATGACCACACCCGCCGATTCCCAGCTCGAATACCTGCGCGTCCCTCCCCATTCCATCGAGGCGGAACAGTCGGTCCTCGGCGGACTGCTGCTGGACAATGCGGCATGGGACCGCATCGCGGACGTGCTGATCGAAGAGGATTTCTACCGCCACGACCATCGGCTGATCTGGCACCACATCGCTCGCTTGATCGGCCTGGCGCGGCCGGCCGACGTGATTACCGTGCACGAGTCGCTGGTCAGCGCGGGCAAGGCCGACGACGCCGGCGGGCTGGCCTATCTGAATGCGCTGGCGCACAACACGCCGTCGGCGGCCAACATCCGGCGCTACGGCGAGATCGTGCGAGAGCGCGCCATGCTGCGCAAGCTGGTGTCCATCGCCGACGAAATCTCCTCGGCGGCCATGAACCCGCAGGGCAAGGAGGCGCGGCAACTGCTGGACGAGGCCGAATCCAAGGTCTTCCAGATCGCGCAGGAAGGCGCGCGCGGCGCCGCGGGCTTCCAGGAGATCCAGCCGCTCCTGACCCAGGTGGTCGAGCGTATCGACGAGCTCTATCACCGCGAGGGCACCTCCGATGTGACGGGCGTGCCCACGGGCTTCACGGACCTGGACAAGATGACGTCCGGCATGCAGGGCGGCGACCTGATCATCGTGGCCGGCCGCCCGTCCATGGGCAAGACCTCGTTCTCCATGAACATCGGCGAGCACGTCGCCATCGAAGAAGGCTTGCCCGTGGCGGTGTTCTCCATGGAAATGGGCGCCGTGCAGCTTGCCATGCGTATGCTGGGTTCCGTGGGCCTGCTGGACCAGCACCGGATGCGTACCGGCAAGCTCATCGCCGAAGACTGGCCGCGCGTCACGCACGCCGTGCAGCTCATGCAGGACGCCCAGGTCTACATCGACGAATCGCCGGCGCTCAGTCCCATGGAAGTGCGCGCCCGCGCGCGCCGTCTGGCGCGCCAGTGCGGCCAGCTCGGGCTCATCATCATCGACTACCTGCAGCTCATGTCAGGCAACGGTTCCGGCGAAAACCGGGCCACCGAAGTGTCTGAAATCAGCCGTTCGCTCAAGGGTCTGGCCAAGGAGCTGAACTGCCCGCTGATCGCGCTGTCCCAGCTCAACCGAAGCCTGGAACAACGTCCCAACAAGCGTCCCGTGATGAGCGACCTGCGCGAATCCGGCGCCATCGAACAGGACGCGGACGTGATCCTGTTCATCTACCGCGACGAGGTCTACAACCCCGATTCGCCGGACAAGGGCACGGCCGAGATCATCATCGGCAAGCAGCGTAACGGCCCCATCGGAACCGTGCGCCTGACGTTCCAGGGGTCCAGCACGCGCTTCTTGAACTTCTCCGGCGCGCAGCCGCGGGACATGTACTGA